The window AACATGAAGGTTcgtgagagagaaaatggtGATGTTCCGACCGACGCAGGCGCCAGGGATGACAACTGGACCGGATGCGGGCGGATGTTGTCATTGCAGACCAGGAACAGTGGGTAAACAGTGGGGCATCATCGGGGTTTGCATTGTCAACCATTCAGCCTCATCACGACGTCCGATTATTTGAACGGATTCATagaaggaagatggagggcCCCAGTCAAGGTCCGGGCcgctctttcctcttcctttctcttcctccgtccTCTTTCCCGTCCTGCACAACCCGTTACCGGCCTGGTCGCGCTTTCTCCAGGCCGAACCACAACAAGCACAacactttctttccttctttctctttttttttcttcttcgttcaTTCAATCCCCGCTGCCATGTCCGTTTTCCAGTACCTGCAGTTTGGCATCGGCCGGATGCTTTACCCCATTCGCGCCCATGACTCGCACCAGCTGACCTACTGGCCCGCATTCCAACACCTGCCCGAGCCGAACATGACCCTCGAGTCCGACTGTGGTCCCTCCGGCTCCAGCCTGCCTCTGCGCTGCAGCATGCTCGCAGAGGACCGGACCGGTGCTTTGCCAGAGCTGCATTGGAGCGCCCCAGAGTCCACGGAACCCGTCAAGGAATATATGCTGATCTGcgaagacatcgacatccCCATTCCGTTTATGGTCATTCACCATGGCCTATTCTGGGCTATCCCCGCATCTGTGCTTGCCGCCACGCCAGAAGATGTCCAAGAAGATGCCGCTCAAACTCGTCGGACCAAAGCCGGCTGGTGTTTCCTTCCCAACATCAGGGGTAAACCCTACATCGGTGCAGGCGCTCCGTTGGGCCACGGAAGTCACCGCTATGTTTTTACCATCATCGCTCTCAATGCCCCACTGGAAGTGGAGACCCCCGAAAGGGCGACCAAGGcggagatcaagcaggctATGGAGGGCAAGATCATTGGCTGGGGCCAGTGGACGGGCGTCTTCGAGCGGCCCTGGTCCACCTAGGCGACCATCACTTGTCACAGCGAACCATTTATGATTCAGAGAAATCGAGGTACAAGGGTGGAGTTTGAGCTAGACGCATGAGGTGCCCAATGTTTTACGAAGCGGAACGACtctttttatttttgtttAACGAGTGGTCTCACGAATTGTCCCTGGCACGAGTCTTGCGAATTCAATGACATGTATACATGGTCTACCTACTTCTTATATCAATCTAATATTCGACATTCAATCCGTGATTTCATCACCGGTCTGCTCTTCAGGCTAGTGGACCACCTTCGCCCTCAACCTGCCGCAAGAAGACGGCCAGCCGCCCAATGGTGCCGTCGACAGAACTTTCGCAGGTCCTCAGCGCGGCGGTGCCCGCGCGGTTATGCTGAGCATTCTCCAATAACGCGCGCACATTCCCTTTCAGGtcctccatcagctccaCCAAGCGCATCAGTGTGCGGCCGAGGAGCGTGCGAACTAACAGTCGggcctcatcttcatcgagcTCGGTTTGGCCAAGAACAACTTTGCTTCGGATGCAAACGAAGGGCCCCGGAGGCTGCTCAAACGCGAGGATGCTGGGATCGAAGAGAGCTGGTTGGGTCGAGATGTCATATGCGGCGCACACGGCCTCGAACAAAGCCAGGCATTGCTCAGACAGTGTGAATAAAGTCACCATCGATGGCTGGGTTGTCTTGACGCAGTCGTTACAGTTGACCATAACGGAGCCCTGCTGACAGACACGGTGGACCAGTTCGAAAATGGTTTCCACATCGACTACCGTATGGACACTTCGCAATTCCGCCATGATTTGCAAGGCATCCATGGAACATCGACAATTCCTTTCAGAGTTCATGGTGGTCCTCCGGACAAGAAGCTCATCTGGAGGTAAAGTTGATCTGGCTAGTCTTGCTGGCTTTTTGGGTATCTGCGAACTCGGCGGTTGACGGAAAACGCTCTTTATTTTCGAAAATTACCGCCACACTTTGATATGCAGCTGCTTCAGTTATGGTGCACCAGAATCTGTCATCACAATCTTGCTTTATTGAGGTACATGGAAGGAGGACTGTTAACTTTGTCTTACAGGCCCGCGCCCGGCATGAATGGCCGAGGACCTCTACCCACCTCTACGCTCGTTGAGTGTGAGTTTGATCTGCAGGGTCCAGACAAAGTCACACCATTCATCTTCAagggcttcctcggcgggTTGACAGGCTTTGTGCGCTCTTCTATTGGCAGATCAGGCAGAACTATTTGTCGCTATCATTCCTGCGTGACGCCATGTCGACTAGTTACTCATCGCCACCTGATTCCATTTTTCCATGCGAGAGCGGTCTGAATGGCTGCGCCACTTGCTAACAGCCAGCTATATTCATCTAACTATGCCATGCAGCGACACTAGAGTCTACAAGATTACCCGCGCTGATTTCATATCGGCCAGTCACCATtctgatcttcatcaaaatCAACTGCAGCCGCCGGTCCGTCtcca of the Penicillium psychrofluorescens genome assembly, chromosome: 1 genome contains:
- a CDS encoding uncharacterized protein (ID:PFLUO_001336-T1.cds;~source:funannotate) — encoded protein: MAELRSVHTVVDVETIFELVHRVCQQGSVMVNCNDCVKTTQPSMVTLFTLSEQCLALFEAVCAAYDISTQPALFDPSILAFEQPPGPFVCIRSKVVLGQTELDEDEARLLVRTLLGRTLMRLVELMEDLKGNVRALLENAQHNRAGTAALRTCESSVDGTIGRLAVFLRQVEGEGGPLA
- a CDS encoding uncharacterized protein (ID:PFLUO_001335-T1.cds;~source:funannotate) — protein: MSVFQYLQFGIGRMLYPIRAHDSHQLTYWPAFQHLPEPNMTLESDCGPSGSSLPLRCSMLAEDRTGALPELHWSAPESTEPVKEYMLICEDIDIPIPFMVIHHGLFWAIPASVLAATPEDVQEDAAQTRRTKAGWCFLPNIRGKPYIGAGAPLGHGSHRYVFTIIALNAPLEVETPERATKAEIKQAMEGKIIGWGQWTGVFERPWST